A single region of the Lysinibacillus sp. B2A1 genome encodes:
- a CDS encoding nonribosomal peptide synthetase MxaA codes for MRTVFLTGGTGFIGKQLVNELVKEDVNILLLVRSKSKATHIFQERGILKEENMHFIEGDLTKIDLGLSAEDKELVLKTDVIIHAGGSMDIQATNKEATSVFLNGAKHISEFAKSIHQLKGLQQFIHVVGYMSPFDDNNSKVAIDVFKEGNKFLKIKNPYEKTKFLADLYIRQQASAVGYPLSVINPPTVVGSSKTGSTEQIAGLGLLVTSMRRGLMPVIPGGKGYRLPLISNDEFAKFIVQVFKLEQPAIQTYTLVDDKENDPNIAELLSVMSESMNMRAPKISVPMPLMKTIMKSGVSKITNIPSDGLNFITKRTFSNGSVKNMRGGDWFKKMSVMNFFPAVVADLDYRLMYQDGEHHHLFERTLCDNNTLYQLQGEGKPFILLHGLLSDGEDLFPLAHELHEKTGQPVWILDLPGLGRSPFKREKNLLNIYLNVLKKLLEKATNGAHLIGHSFGAYILLEALVQKYIDKKYTITLLQPPIAKKNAKSIYVPQFMNKWTLKLATTNLIERYLLSNGLFESIESIPEHYIEKISKSFTSPRILNTTVQLNSLLSKNVQGDFNEVTMYNLHIIWGDSDRGYSAPSHLGKVDFVPYGHHFPLNHPSETANLVIKNSSTSR; via the coding sequence ATGAGAACAGTATTTTTAACGGGTGGAACAGGTTTTATTGGAAAGCAATTAGTGAATGAATTAGTCAAAGAGGATGTGAACATTCTTCTTTTAGTGAGGTCGAAAAGTAAAGCAACACACATTTTTCAGGAAAGAGGCATCTTAAAAGAGGAAAATATGCACTTTATTGAAGGTGATTTAACGAAAATAGACTTAGGTCTAAGTGCTGAAGATAAGGAGTTGGTATTGAAAACGGATGTGATTATTCACGCAGGAGGCTCCATGGATATTCAAGCGACAAACAAAGAGGCAACTTCTGTATTTTTGAATGGCGCCAAACATATTAGTGAATTCGCTAAAAGTATTCATCAATTGAAGGGCTTGCAGCAATTTATTCATGTTGTAGGTTATATGAGTCCCTTTGATGATAATAATAGCAAGGTTGCGATAGATGTATTTAAAGAAGGAAACAAATTTTTAAAAATAAAAAATCCATATGAGAAAACAAAATTTTTAGCAGATCTTTATATCCGTCAACAGGCATCAGCAGTAGGTTATCCGCTGTCTGTCATTAATCCGCCAACTGTGGTTGGTAGTAGTAAAACAGGGAGTACAGAGCAGATAGCAGGATTAGGTTTGCTTGTGACAAGTATGCGAAGAGGGCTCATGCCAGTGATTCCTGGAGGTAAGGGATATAGGTTGCCACTGATTTCAAACGATGAGTTTGCGAAGTTTATTGTGCAGGTTTTCAAATTGGAGCAGCCGGCTATTCAAACATATACACTTGTTGATGACAAAGAGAACGATCCGAACATTGCTGAATTATTAAGTGTTATGTCGGAAAGTATGAATATGAGGGCACCAAAAATCTCTGTTCCAATGCCGCTTATGAAAACAATAATGAAAAGTGGAGTAAGTAAAATAACAAACATTCCTTCTGATGGACTGAATTTTATCACAAAACGAACATTTTCAAATGGTTCGGTGAAAAACATGAGGGGGGGAGATTGGTTTAAGAAGATGAGTGTCATGAACTTTTTCCCTGCCGTAGTAGCTGATCTGGATTATCGATTGATGTATCAAGATGGTGAGCATCATCATTTATTTGAGCGAACATTATGCGATAACAATACCCTTTACCAATTACAAGGAGAGGGGAAACCGTTTATTTTATTACATGGTTTATTGAGTGATGGAGAGGATTTATTTCCTTTAGCGCATGAGCTTCATGAAAAAACGGGTCAACCTGTATGGATCTTGGATCTTCCAGGTTTGGGACGTTCTCCTTTTAAACGAGAGAAAAATCTTTTAAATATCTATTTGAATGTATTAAAAAAGTTATTGGAGAAAGCTACTAACGGTGCCCATCTAATTGGCCATTCATTTGGTGCGTATATTCTTTTGGAAGCATTAGTACAAAAGTACATAGATAAGAAGTATACAATTACTTTACTTCAGCCACCTATTGCTAAAAAAAATGCTAAATCGATATATGTTCCTCAATTTATGAACAAATGGACATTGAAATTGGCAACTACTAATTTGATAGAGCGATATTTATTAAGTAATGGTTTATTTGAAAGTATAGAGAGCATCCCTGAACATTATATTGAAAAAATAAGTAAAAGTTTTACTTCTCCTAGAATTTTAAATACTACGGTTCAGCTTAACAGTTTACTATCGAAAAACGTTCAAGGTGATTTCAATGAAGTAACAATGTATAATCTTCACATTATTTGGGGGGATTCTGACAGAGGCTATTCTGCTCCTTCACATCTGGGTAAGGTTGATTTTGTTCCATATGGTCATCATTTTCCTCTTAACCATCCGAGTGAAACGGCTAATTTGGTAATAAAAAATAGTAGTACTAGCAGATGA
- a CDS encoding TetR/AcrR family transcriptional regulator — MTRVKLMNQKRVIEVAATLFLEKGFAYTSMDELVRVSKVSKSNVYYHFSNKEELLEGVVDYWIEMYQSAIDDLLSQNHLLVEDRIQLFLKQISQGVQTREYKGSCPFITLYIQSPTNATKVKEKIGLFFKGLQTKVSLFLKQGVENGEFRKTINIDEVASLFITNLEGALFISETLEDATVIMKTADHLFNLLR; from the coding sequence ATGACAAGGGTAAAATTAATGAATCAAAAACGTGTGATTGAAGTAGCTGCAACATTATTTTTAGAAAAAGGGTTTGCTTATACAAGCATGGATGAATTAGTTCGTGTAAGCAAAGTTTCAAAGTCTAATGTGTATTATCACTTCTCTAATAAGGAAGAATTGTTGGAAGGGGTCGTTGATTATTGGATTGAAATGTATCAATCTGCAATAGATGACTTACTATCTCAAAACCATTTATTAGTTGAAGATCGTATCCAACTGTTTTTAAAGCAAATATCACAAGGAGTTCAGACGAGAGAATATAAGGGGAGCTGTCCATTTATTACGCTTTATATTCAAAGTCCTACAAATGCCACGAAAGTAAAAGAAAAAATTGGTCTTTTTTTTAAAGGCTTACAAACGAAAGTTTCTCTATTCCTTAAACAAGGGGTAGAGAATGGTGAATTTAGAAAGACAATAAATATTGACGAGGTTGCATCTCTTTTTATTACAAATCTTGAAGGAGCGCTATTTATTTCAGAAACACTGGAGGATGCAACTGTAATCATGAAAACAGCAGATCATTTGTTTAACTTGCTTCGGTAA